The sequence AATCATATCATAGGAGTTGACCCTTTAGACTCAATTATGAACAATGGGCTTCGTGGTAGTCCACTTGCAAATGACAGTACAAGTAGAAGAGTCCAACAATCACAAAGGGAAGTCcaagaagaaaatagagaatggGTTCAAATACGAGATAATATCTGTCGTAGTATGTGGGAGGATTATAATGCTATGGAGTGATTTCATACTCTTTATATTAGTTGGTTGtgtaatggatttttttttggtttcatattATCAAGACTTTTATgttacaattatttttgtttggcatGCACAACCCCAGTTCATATTTtgtattgaatattatttatattcttctttcattttgtctcatttttcttgtgaaTATCATTGTAATAGAATTGCAATGGGAAATAAAAAGGATACTCAGAAGGTCAAGGACACCAAGACCAACTTCAGGTGGTCACAACCAATGCAGAATTTATTACTTGAGATACTTGCAGATGAGGCTCTTCATGGAAACAAGCAATCCAACACATTTAAACATGCATCATATGCTAAAGTAGCTGAAGCAATTACTGAGAAATTTATGACTGAATGTACTCCAAAGCATGTGGAACATCGCTTTAAAACACTTAAAACCAATTGGAATACAATTGCATTACTTCGTAATAAGAAAAGTGGGTTTGGATGGAATGATGATTTGAAAATGATCACCTGTGATAGGACAGTGTATGATGAAGAAGTCGAGGTAagaaacttttattatttttattttataggtagAAACTTTTTAGTCTGTATCATtgtaaagtttaaaatttttcattattcttATTGCTCTCATATTAGTTTTTGGCtctattcctttcttttcttttttttttaattgtttcttttcctttctttacaCAGGCACATCCAAATCATGCACAATTTCTAAACAAGAAAATTGAGATGTTTGATGAGATGGCTTTGGTTGTGGGTAAGGATATGGCTACAGGAGGTTTTTCCAAGGGAGTAGGTGATATAGGTGTAGAAGCATTGGATGACTCACCTCCGCTTGTTGATGCTGATGTTGATGACATATCCAAAAAGAAGCAAGTTGATCCCTCACATGTGGCCTCAAATGAAACAAGGTCTCACAGGAAACGAAGTCATGCTACTATGATTGAAGATGCTGTTTACCAAGATTTGTCCATACAACTTGGTAAGGTTGCTTCTGCAATAGAAAAGATTTCTAAAAATCAGCTAAATTTTGGTAGTCTTTATGAAGAAGTTATGAAGATGGatggatttgaagaaaatatgcTTGCGTCTGCATTTGACCATTTGAATGGGGATGAAAAACAAGCAAGGTCATTCATGTTGAAAAA is a genomic window of Quercus lobata isolate SW786 chromosome 2, ValleyOak3.0 Primary Assembly, whole genome shotgun sequence containing:
- the LOC115978311 gene encoding uncharacterized protein At2g29880-like → MGNKKDTQKVKDTKTNFRWSQPMQNLLLEILADEALHGNKQSNTFKHASYAKVAEAITEKFMTECTPKHVEHRFKTLKTNWNTIALLRNKKSGFGWNDDLKMITCDRTVYDEEVEAHPNHAQFLNKKIEMFDEMALVVGKDMATGGFSKGVGDIGVEALDDSPPLVDADVDDISKKKQVDPSHVASNETRSHRKRSHATMIEDAVYQDLSIQLGKVASAIEKISKNQLNFGSLYEEVMKMDGFEENMLASAFDHLNGDEKQARSFMLKNDKLRRQWLQNFFDNYLSQF